A DNA window from Leptospira weilii contains the following coding sequences:
- a CDS encoding glycosyltransferase family 87 protein, which produces MQLRDRKTWILVGTVLFFLLLFINGISKSGNRSDFRDYYNASVRFTQGNNLYNLDQIDEILAKLQSGEIKIEEAFSPKVFLQLKSMMEGLGSYIYPPTFAFLLIPISFFPYEVASAIFLTLNFLAFLGSLYIISLRFHRKGHLVFCVVLCILNLRFLENHQNNNQVGFILIFLILASVHMNKDWLSGFLLSLALVIKLTPGAFVLFFLMQKRYRAIFYTFVFTLFWIFLPCLYAPSFTIEMTLTWKQLILDNYLRSPLFRAWKNNQSLNATLAKYFLSYADILNQSRLGYPLLELSELVVKGMYSVFSLILAIPFFWKVFARRNAESALGCLFVFSIVFSGISWVHAFVFLLYPSAILLDRAWSFAECSILPFWKANTDSFSKKSLYSIKRIFRNDKVSFCFMAGSVLIFLCNRSIIGSVIEEKLMMASYLLYFAIFQYVLLLFALKYEPATRNKHEYDWN; this is translated from the coding sequence ATGCAATTGAGAGACCGAAAAACTTGGATTCTTGTAGGAACCGTTTTGTTTTTCTTACTCCTCTTTATAAACGGAATCTCAAAATCCGGAAACCGCTCCGACTTCAGAGATTATTATAATGCTTCGGTTCGATTCACCCAAGGAAACAATTTATATAACTTGGATCAGATTGATGAAATTCTTGCGAAACTTCAATCAGGAGAAATTAAAATCGAAGAAGCTTTTAGTCCGAAGGTATTTTTACAACTTAAAAGTATGATGGAAGGGCTTGGCTCTTATATTTATCCTCCCACGTTTGCCTTTTTACTGATCCCGATTTCTTTTTTTCCGTATGAGGTCGCGTCCGCGATTTTTCTTACGTTGAATTTTTTGGCATTTCTCGGTTCTTTGTATATTATTTCTCTCCGTTTTCATAGAAAAGGACATCTTGTTTTTTGCGTTGTTCTTTGTATCCTCAATCTGCGATTTTTGGAAAATCATCAGAACAACAATCAAGTCGGTTTTATTCTGATCTTCTTGATCTTAGCTTCCGTTCATATGAATAAGGATTGGTTATCCGGTTTTTTACTCTCGCTGGCGCTTGTGATTAAGTTGACTCCGGGAGCCTTTGTTCTTTTCTTTCTGATGCAAAAACGTTATCGGGCAATTTTTTATACGTTTGTATTTACGTTATTTTGGATTTTTCTTCCCTGTTTGTACGCTCCTTCGTTTACGATTGAAATGACTTTAACTTGGAAACAGTTGATTCTTGACAACTATCTAAGATCTCCTCTATTTCGAGCTTGGAAAAACAATCAAAGTTTAAACGCAACTCTTGCGAAATACTTTCTCAGCTATGCGGATATTCTGAATCAATCCAGGCTCGGGTATCCTCTCCTAGAACTGAGCGAATTGGTCGTTAAAGGAATGTATTCCGTTTTTTCCCTGATACTTGCGATTCCGTTTTTTTGGAAAGTATTTGCAAGGCGAAACGCGGAATCTGCCTTGGGTTGTCTGTTCGTTTTTTCAATCGTCTTCAGTGGAATTTCCTGGGTGCACGCCTTCGTTTTTCTTTTATATCCTTCCGCGATCTTATTGGATCGGGCTTGGTCTTTTGCGGAGTGTTCGATTTTACCCTTTTGGAAGGCGAATACGGACTCTTTTTCGAAAAAGAGTCTATATTCTATAAAAAGAATATTTAGAAATGATAAAGTGTCTTTTTGTTTCATGGCGGGCTCTGTTTTGATTTTTCTTTGCAACCGTTCGATTATCGGAAGCGTAATCGAGGAGAAATTGATGATGGCCTCTTATCTTTTATACTTCGCCATTTTTCAATACGTCTTGCTTTTGTTCGCTTTGAAGTATGAACCTGCGACTCGGAATAAACATGAATACGACTGGAACTGA
- the queA gene encoding tRNA preQ1(34) S-adenosylmethionine ribosyltransferase-isomerase QueA, producing MLFEDLKEFEFMLSEERIARYPAANRDESRLMVLDVNAGNIFSEPSFKNLVSYLKEGDVLVANHTKVSKRRVYLKTQTRTHETMFLEEKELLWKCKIRNSKKLKVGTKLSDKKTQCISFTVEKKEGEFVFLKPEQILREEDFQRIGEIPIPPYFKRNSDSKDEIRYQTLFAKTPGSVAAPTAGLHFSESIFQTLKEKKIQFCTLELKVGYGTFQPLTEENFQNQKLHREEFFLEESSAEILNLAKKEGRRIFSIGTTTLRALESAYDYATDSFRSGRGATELFIQPEDRLKSCECLITNFHLPGSSLLLLVSAFAGKELISKAYQKAIQEKFRFYSYGDAMLILGKR from the coding sequence ATGTTGTTCGAAGATCTCAAAGAATTCGAGTTTATGTTGTCCGAAGAAAGGATCGCCCGTTATCCGGCGGCCAATCGGGACGAAAGCAGGTTGATGGTTTTGGACGTGAACGCCGGAAATATTTTCAGCGAACCTTCGTTTAAAAATCTCGTTTCGTATTTGAAAGAGGGGGACGTCTTAGTCGCCAATCACACTAAGGTAAGCAAACGCAGAGTTTATTTAAAAACGCAAACTCGCACTCACGAAACAATGTTTCTCGAAGAGAAAGAATTACTTTGGAAATGTAAGATTCGAAACTCCAAAAAATTGAAAGTAGGAACAAAACTCTCCGACAAAAAAACGCAATGTATCTCATTTACAGTGGAAAAAAAAGAAGGCGAATTCGTTTTTTTAAAACCGGAACAAATTCTACGAGAAGAGGATTTTCAGCGGATCGGAGAGATTCCAATTCCGCCGTATTTCAAAAGAAATTCAGATTCCAAAGACGAAATCCGGTACCAAACGCTCTTTGCAAAAACCCCCGGTTCCGTCGCCGCTCCGACCGCGGGCTTGCACTTTTCAGAGTCCATCTTTCAAACCCTAAAAGAGAAAAAGATTCAATTCTGCACTTTGGAGCTTAAAGTCGGTTACGGAACCTTTCAGCCTCTTACCGAAGAAAATTTTCAAAATCAAAAATTACATCGGGAAGAATTCTTTTTGGAAGAATCGAGCGCGGAAATTTTGAATCTCGCCAAAAAAGAAGGAAGAAGAATTTTTTCGATCGGCACCACAACACTGCGAGCACTCGAGTCCGCTTACGACTACGCAACCGATTCTTTCCGTTCGGGGCGGGGCGCCACGGAACTTTTTATTCAACCGGAAGACCGACTGAAAAGCTGCGAATGTCTAATCACAAACTTTCATTTACCGGGATCGAGTCTTCTTTTACTCGTCTCCGCATTTGCGGGAAAAGAGCTGATTTCGAAAGCGTATCAAAAAGCGATTCAGGAAAAATTTCGATTCTATTCTTACGGAGACGCAATGCTGATTTTAGGAAAACGATGA
- a CDS encoding AAA family ATPase produces the protein MIKRITSNQSAIKLHAGKQRPKNGLPDFLAFHREELSSLPRALENPGIFSNILITGPGLESNLTLLQEYISDLKKNTKVICDPHPGFLTLAGFPGNTEYRPGKMAEADGGYLLLPMRALTEDPNLYFLVKEVLQTGKIDFLTLPEMTGSKEMNRFHPSVNTRFRLILAGEEGEVDFISGVDPDFYDSFSFKIHLPYEAVMKTKKNLQLFGGLIHSWEKPGYPGFDSSAVDTLLEIGLRWNDSRTRLSLSFAELRTFVGELLVLYKKEKKPITRSQVESAVELVEKRIAVYKRRYLESVREGLTTIQLKGKKTGRINGLSVILLHSSLSDFGQVNQVSARVALGSGNFINIEREVNLSGDLHDKGVFILQSYIKGMFSHIQSFGLDASILFEQNYSPIDGDSASCAELLAILSALGGLEIPCNIAVTGALSQYGEILPVGSVNTKIAAWYEVTQIVGNSRDKYTVYIPTANLRDLNLPSFIRRAMDKGKFQIFTCSHVEELIPEVFGIPAGKFGKNGKYPQGSLFHLIEERIDRKKEEEHE, from the coding sequence GTGATTAAAAGAATAACTTCCAATCAATCGGCGATCAAACTACACGCAGGCAAACAAAGACCAAAAAATGGCCTGCCCGATTTTTTAGCGTTTCACAGGGAAGAACTCAGTTCCTTGCCGAGAGCTTTGGAAAATCCGGGAATTTTCTCAAACATTCTGATTACGGGCCCGGGTTTAGAATCCAATCTTACCTTGCTTCAGGAATATATTTCAGACTTAAAAAAAAATACCAAAGTCATCTGCGATCCTCATCCCGGATTTTTGACGCTTGCGGGATTTCCAGGAAATACAGAATATCGCCCCGGTAAAATGGCCGAGGCCGACGGAGGTTATCTTTTACTTCCAATGAGAGCGCTTACAGAAGATCCCAATTTATATTTTCTCGTAAAAGAAGTACTACAAACTGGAAAAATAGATTTTCTCACTCTTCCCGAAATGACCGGATCCAAAGAAATGAATCGTTTTCATCCTTCGGTCAATACTCGTTTTCGACTCATTCTCGCGGGAGAAGAAGGAGAAGTGGATTTTATTTCCGGAGTTGATCCCGATTTTTACGATAGTTTTTCCTTTAAGATTCATCTTCCGTACGAAGCGGTCATGAAGACAAAAAAAAATCTTCAACTTTTCGGCGGCCTGATCCATTCTTGGGAAAAACCGGGATATCCGGGCTTCGATTCTTCCGCCGTGGACACGTTACTCGAAATCGGACTTAGATGGAACGACAGCAGAACGAGACTTTCTTTATCTTTCGCTGAACTTAGGACTTTTGTGGGCGAACTTCTTGTCCTATACAAAAAGGAAAAAAAACCGATTACGAGAAGTCAGGTCGAATCCGCAGTCGAATTGGTGGAAAAAAGAATTGCAGTCTACAAAAGAAGATATTTGGAAAGTGTGAGAGAAGGTCTGACCACTATCCAACTCAAAGGGAAAAAAACGGGAAGGATCAATGGACTCTCCGTCATCTTACTACATTCTTCCTTATCCGACTTCGGACAGGTGAATCAAGTTTCCGCACGGGTCGCCCTCGGCTCCGGAAACTTCATCAACATAGAAAGAGAAGTGAATCTTTCCGGCGACTTACACGATAAGGGAGTTTTTATATTACAATCTTATATTAAAGGAATGTTCTCTCATATACAGTCCTTCGGCTTGGATGCCTCAATACTTTTCGAACAAAATTATTCGCCGATTGACGGAGACTCGGCAAGTTGCGCCGAACTTCTTGCGATACTTTCCGCTCTCGGCGGTCTCGAAATTCCTTGCAATATCGCGGTCACCGGGGCGCTTTCCCAATATGGGGAAATTCTTCCGGTCGGTTCCGTAAACACTAAAATCGCCGCTTGGTACGAGGTGACTCAGATCGTCGGAAATTCTAGAGATAAATATACGGTTTATATTCCTACGGCGAATTTGCGGGATTTAAATCTGCCTTCTTTTATCCGTAGGGCGATGGATAAAGGAAAATTTCAGATTTTTACCTGCTCCCATGTAGAGGAACTGATTCCGGAAGTTTTTGGAATCCCAGCCGGAAAATTCGGCAAAAACGGAAAATATCCGCAAGGAAGTTTGTTCCATTTAATTGAGGAGAGAATCGATCGGAAAAAAGAAGAAGAACACGAATAG
- a CDS encoding YbaB/EbfC family nucleoid-associated protein has product MFGNKLESIKQMNQMRVRMKKVEKDLMALSFEAKSKNDLVTCISDGKLNIKDIFIEDELLAKNDKKLLQKSIKQAVSRSLELAQNAAEERMGEFREMMGME; this is encoded by the coding sequence ATGTTCGGTAACAAGTTAGAATCAATAAAGCAGATGAATCAGATGCGAGTAAGAATGAAAAAGGTGGAGAAGGATCTGATGGCCCTTTCCTTCGAAGCAAAATCCAAAAACGACTTAGTGACTTGTATCTCCGACGGAAAACTCAACATCAAAGATATATTTATCGAAGACGAACTTCTTGCAAAAAACGATAAAAAACTTTTACAAAAGAGCATCAAACAGGCCGTATCTCGTTCTCTTGAACTTGCACAAAATGCGGCTGAAGAACGAATGGGAGAATTTCGCGAAATGATGGGAATGGAGTGA
- a CDS encoding leucine-rich repeat domain-containing protein, translating into MYTSLELFILKIGFFFLNPNSQSYQIMIRICFFSLSKILITGFCFWTFSCVLLEKEPVSGGVPVFSKEGKVLRYYPYQIRWIGFDESEFPDIIRLVDFRNLASLEISHPEFQNLEELSSLKTISFLNVSGTKVKDLSVLSKLPVLHSLYLNETSVDEQDLKRYPGVGKLTKLGLYKTKIRDLSFIGSECKLQQLDIRNTEVSSLEPIANCRNLLELRIGHTHVKEIRSIYEMRNLRYLEWSGLDLSRKELDLVRERLPYLKLVPIHAD; encoded by the coding sequence ATATATACTTCTCTTGAGCTTTTTATTTTAAAAATTGGCTTCTTTTTCTTAAATCCTAATTCTCAATCGTACCAAATTATGATTCGGATCTGTTTTTTTTCTTTATCCAAGATTTTGATTACCGGTTTCTGCTTTTGGACTTTTTCATGTGTTCTTTTAGAAAAAGAACCTGTTTCCGGTGGAGTTCCCGTCTTTTCTAAAGAAGGTAAAGTTCTTAGATATTATCCGTATCAGATTCGTTGGATCGGATTTGATGAGAGTGAATTTCCGGATATAATCCGGTTGGTCGATTTTAGAAATCTCGCTTCTCTGGAAATTTCCCATCCGGAGTTTCAGAATTTAGAAGAACTCAGTTCTTTAAAGACAATCAGTTTTCTAAATGTAAGCGGGACCAAAGTAAAGGATCTTTCCGTTTTATCCAAATTGCCCGTTCTACACAGTTTGTATCTAAATGAAACATCCGTGGATGAACAAGATCTGAAACGATATCCCGGAGTCGGTAAGTTGACTAAATTAGGTTTGTATAAAACCAAAATTCGCGATCTTTCTTTTATTGGCTCGGAGTGCAAACTACAACAACTCGATATTCGAAACACGGAAGTCTCCTCTCTGGAACCGATTGCAAATTGTAGGAACCTTTTGGAACTCCGAATCGGACATACTCATGTCAAAGAGATTCGTTCTATCTACGAAATGAGGAATTTACGTTATTTAGAATGGTCGGGCTTGGATCTTTCCCGAAAAGAATTAGATCTAGTTCGAGAGCGACTCCCCTACCTCAAGTTGGTTCCTATACACGCAGATTGA
- a CDS encoding LIC20153 family lipoprotein, producing MRNIQKYAKIAVTFSLILGLLLSCKNDKNDDKKDGDAAASMLLLALVSLTPSYNCSATVKGKVASLPAMTATTSVQTLIYGKVPFVNHSIAAVKVTDAANGTKIVFTGRNVADFDEGSSNNENAPLVYNASSCGLSDVAQDTTRSTYTTTSEGQYGSAAGDGPYTYTLNATKGKDYYFVFYLASRTSEPPVTTFQLQ from the coding sequence ATGAGAAATATTCAAAAATATGCGAAAATAGCAGTTACTTTTAGCCTCATCCTTGGGCTACTCTTAAGCTGCAAAAACGATAAGAACGATGACAAGAAAGACGGCGACGCTGCTGCTTCGATGCTTCTTTTGGCTTTAGTCAGCCTAACCCCCAGTTATAACTGTTCCGCAACCGTCAAAGGCAAGGTCGCTTCCCTGCCTGCAATGACCGCAACCACTTCCGTTCAAACACTTATTTATGGCAAGGTTCCATTCGTAAATCATTCCATCGCAGCCGTTAAAGTTACAGATGCAGCTAATGGAACTAAAATTGTTTTTACCGGACGTAACGTTGCGGATTTTGACGAAGGAAGTTCCAACAATGAAAACGCTCCTTTGGTCTACAATGCCTCTTCTTGTGGGCTTTCCGATGTCGCTCAAGATACGACAAGATCAACTTACACGACAACTAGCGAAGGCCAATACGGTTCCGCCGCAGGCGACGGTCCTTACACGTATACTCTGAATGCTACAAAAGGTAAAGATTACTATTTTGTTTTCTATCTTGCGAGTAGAACCTCCGAGCCTCCTGTGACTACGTTTCAACTACAATAA
- a CDS encoding HmuY family protein, which translates to MNAFLNFKPLFLSGLGALLLVSCARQHSAVDNEELAFKQSILALQKQIEEANRSKILSTEANEDGSFTTKVRSVSYDVWIKYNFADKAQAFVPDTSEGWDVGFQRFKLQTNGGLTYSKGQGGACLTNPALTDFNAAASSNSTALGCTNASFSPDTNVSEIAAGGVQTNYVGNNVLNKWFNYTFAFLQPNYNVFIIRSSTGNEYYLFQITGYYNSEGTSAHPTVRWKQIPY; encoded by the coding sequence ATGAACGCATTTCTGAACTTCAAACCGCTATTTCTCTCTGGACTCGGAGCCTTGCTCCTTGTTTCCTGCGCGAGACAACATTCCGCGGTCGATAACGAAGAACTTGCGTTCAAACAATCGATTCTCGCCTTACAAAAACAAATCGAAGAAGCGAATCGTTCTAAAATTCTTTCCACAGAAGCGAACGAAGACGGTTCGTTTACCACGAAAGTCAGATCGGTTTCGTATGACGTATGGATCAAATACAACTTTGCAGACAAAGCTCAGGCTTTTGTTCCGGATACATCCGAAGGCTGGGACGTGGGTTTTCAAAGATTCAAGCTTCAGACAAACGGAGGCTTGACCTATTCGAAGGGACAAGGAGGAGCCTGTTTAACCAATCCTGCTCTCACCGATTTTAACGCCGCGGCTTCGAGTAATTCTACGGCCTTGGGTTGTACAAACGCTTCTTTTTCCCCCGACACAAACGTATCTGAAATCGCGGCTGGCGGAGTTCAAACCAACTACGTGGGAAACAACGTTCTCAACAAATGGTTTAATTACACTTTCGCTTTTTTGCAGCCTAATTATAATGTTTTTATAATCCGTTCCAGTACTGGAAACGAATACTACCTCTTTCAAATTACCGGTTATTATAATTCCGAGGGAACCTCGGCGCATCCCACCGTAAGATGGAAACAAATTCCCTACTAA
- a CDS encoding TonB-dependent receptor plug domain-containing protein — protein sequence MFFSIRRLFQFKSIQILLPILFCISVQAQDESTKVRNKVIEEESPNRITTKNDNTAAESLRKENGQNIPEESQIVVTGSRGERRLKDSTVATEVISRKKIEASGARNAAEVLETQLGIDVVPFFGGSRVRMLGLDSQYVLILIDGERIAGRLNNAVDLSRFKVQNLERIEIVKGASSALYGADAIGGVINLITREADKKLSYEMRTTYGNGSRKNFNTEGEFNTSANMGFRSEFVSGAVSAGYNKNPGYRLVSNSQATTGNAYQDLNTGMNLTFNPDGNFKGKTRILYQHRDQNGVDVTQSKATFDRNNKTHDFLATGSLEYGFGKRNLISFRGNISKWENKYYNNQRGSDELDVKQLNAELTSQGTVQLDMEASEKHFITIGAESFANELESDRLQSRYVYRTRKAVFFQDEWTVSTSPRIRVIPGVRYDDDSQFGNQTTPKLAARYDIFQNLVWRTSYGRGFRPPSFQELYLRFENPAVGYVVEGNPNLKPERSITINSDLEYSPFRFLTFSLSLYRNDIINLIQYKFDSNKGKEFAEFQLQNIAKAYTRGGEFGVQYKFLKYFTLELGYNHTDTRDLNTDRPLEGRALHQASANFIYNSPGGFQFNLRGKHLDKRPFYSATNNLGGQDYIPTEVKLNENPPVIYGKPFTILNVRIEQKFFNKHFSLFLGVDNVLNQYELAYNPTRPRFYYGGFSAQF from the coding sequence ATGTTCTTTTCGATCCGTCGGCTCTTTCAATTCAAATCGATTCAGATCCTATTGCCGATTCTCTTTTGCATTTCGGTCCAAGCTCAAGATGAAAGCACAAAAGTTAGAAACAAAGTCATCGAAGAAGAATCGCCTAACAGGATTACTACGAAAAACGACAACACAGCTGCAGAATCACTTCGAAAAGAAAACGGGCAAAACATTCCAGAAGAATCCCAAATCGTAGTCACAGGCTCCAGAGGCGAACGAAGACTCAAAGACTCCACGGTTGCGACCGAAGTAATCTCCCGTAAAAAAATAGAAGCCAGCGGTGCAAGAAACGCAGCCGAAGTTTTAGAAACCCAATTGGGAATCGATGTGGTTCCATTTTTTGGAGGTTCAAGAGTTCGAATGCTCGGCCTCGATTCGCAATACGTTCTGATTCTAATCGACGGAGAAAGGATTGCAGGACGTTTAAACAATGCCGTGGACCTCAGCAGATTCAAAGTCCAGAACTTAGAGAGAATCGAAATCGTAAAAGGCGCCTCATCAGCGTTATACGGAGCAGACGCAATCGGAGGAGTTATCAACCTCATCACAAGAGAGGCGGATAAAAAACTAAGCTACGAAATGCGCACCACTTACGGAAACGGAAGTCGAAAAAATTTCAACACCGAAGGGGAATTCAATACTAGCGCCAACATGGGTTTTAGAAGCGAATTCGTCAGCGGTGCGGTTTCCGCAGGTTACAATAAAAATCCGGGTTACAGACTAGTTTCGAATTCTCAGGCTACGACCGGAAACGCTTATCAAGATTTAAACACGGGGATGAATCTCACCTTCAACCCGGACGGAAACTTCAAAGGTAAAACGAGAATTCTTTACCAACACAGGGATCAAAACGGTGTGGACGTAACTCAATCCAAAGCAACTTTTGATCGGAATAATAAAACACACGATTTTTTAGCCACGGGTTCTTTGGAATACGGATTTGGAAAAAGAAATTTGATCTCCTTTCGAGGAAACATTTCCAAATGGGAAAACAAATACTACAACAACCAAAGAGGGTCGGACGAATTAGACGTGAAACAATTGAACGCAGAACTCACTTCCCAAGGAACCGTTCAATTGGACATGGAAGCTTCCGAAAAACATTTTATCACGATAGGTGCCGAATCCTTCGCAAACGAATTAGAATCGGATCGGTTACAAAGTCGATACGTATATAGAACTAGAAAGGCCGTATTCTTTCAAGACGAGTGGACCGTCTCCACTTCTCCTCGCATTCGAGTGATTCCGGGAGTAAGATACGACGACGATTCTCAATTCGGCAATCAAACGACTCCCAAGCTTGCGGCCCGCTATGATATTTTTCAAAACCTAGTTTGGAGGACGAGTTACGGAAGGGGTTTTCGTCCGCCCAGCTTTCAGGAATTATATCTTCGTTTTGAAAATCCCGCCGTAGGTTATGTAGTGGAAGGAAACCCGAATTTAAAACCAGAACGATCGATCACGATCAACTCGGACTTGGAATACAGTCCTTTTCGTTTTTTGACATTTTCCCTGAGTTTATACCGCAACGATATTATCAATTTAATCCAGTACAAATTCGATTCGAACAAAGGGAAGGAATTTGCCGAATTTCAATTACAGAACATCGCCAAGGCATATACGAGGGGAGGGGAATTCGGAGTTCAGTATAAATTCTTAAAATACTTCACGCTCGAATTGGGTTATAATCATACCGATACAAGAGATCTAAATACGGACAGACCTTTAGAAGGAAGGGCGCTTCATCAGGCGTCTGCAAACTTCATCTACAACTCCCCCGGAGGGTTTCAATTCAATCTGAGAGGAAAACATCTGGATAAAAGGCCGTTCTATAGTGCCACGAACAATCTGGGGGGACAAGACTATATTCCCACCGAAGTTAAATTGAACGAAAATCCTCCCGTGATTTACGGAAAACCGTTTACGATTCTGAATGTAAGAATCGAACAGAAATTCTTCAATAAACACTTTTCTCTTTTTTTGGGAGTGGATAACGTGCTCAATCAATACGAACTTGCCTACAATCCGACTCGACCTCGGTTTTATTACGGTGGATTTTCCGCTCAGTTTTAG
- a CDS encoding MFS transporter → MKKSAYFLPVAVFLAMLPVTMIVPVFKEIVKDRFQSGNGEVAWFLSIAMLGSFVFSPIAGFLSDYFETRKKLIVLFCGFDALLLNLLPYAENLSTLLFFRFLEGGAHVFVIGLLLASVADFEHGETKLEFGNGSLMGLSGMLLSLGGAVGLSFGFLGKQDPTLPFRIGSGILLFLGWIVYRFVPEEKLRYSKKHSWKESGVLFLTHPLLLFPLAFQFLDRFTSGYFMSSLNLRLREKFFLNPSETGKMLSLVFLPMALLSYPAIRLSKRTGKYFPVAIGSLIYGVSLALSGMFQSVIWIGVSLLFCGLGAGLMFATSLRLASSLCKRENNGLVMSGLMGFGSLGFFLGPISSVGLDRISTVWAPFLGSSLTAFIFGFAQILIVLTSIPFYKILNKKEL, encoded by the coding sequence TTGAAAAAATCCGCATACTTTTTACCAGTGGCCGTTTTTTTGGCGATGCTTCCGGTCACGATGATCGTGCCCGTATTTAAGGAAATTGTAAAGGATAGATTCCAATCGGGGAATGGGGAAGTCGCCTGGTTTTTGAGTATAGCGATGCTCGGATCTTTTGTTTTTTCACCGATCGCCGGTTTTCTTTCGGATTATTTCGAAACTCGTAAAAAACTCATCGTTCTTTTTTGCGGGTTTGATGCATTGCTTTTAAATCTTCTTCCTTATGCGGAAAATCTCTCCACACTTTTGTTTTTTCGCTTTTTGGAAGGAGGAGCGCACGTATTCGTGATCGGATTACTTCTCGCTTCCGTTGCTGACTTTGAGCATGGGGAAACTAAACTCGAATTCGGCAACGGAAGTCTGATGGGTTTATCCGGAATGTTACTTTCTTTGGGAGGAGCCGTGGGACTTTCTTTCGGCTTTTTAGGGAAACAGGATCCAACCCTACCGTTTCGAATTGGTTCTGGAATTTTATTATTTCTTGGTTGGATCGTATATCGGTTTGTTCCCGAAGAAAAGTTGAGATACTCCAAAAAACATTCTTGGAAAGAATCCGGAGTTCTCTTTTTAACTCATCCTCTTCTCTTGTTTCCTCTCGCATTCCAGTTCTTGGATCGTTTCACTTCCGGATATTTTATGAGTTCTCTGAATCTGCGTCTTCGGGAAAAGTTTTTCCTTAATCCTTCCGAGACCGGAAAAATGTTATCCTTAGTTTTTTTACCGATGGCTCTTTTATCTTATCCTGCGATTCGTCTTTCCAAAAGAACCGGAAAGTATTTTCCGGTTGCAATCGGATCGTTAATCTACGGGGTTTCTTTGGCCCTTTCCGGAATGTTCCAGTCGGTTATATGGATCGGTGTTTCGCTTTTATTCTGCGGATTGGGTGCGGGATTGATGTTTGCCACTTCTTTACGACTTGCCTCTTCCCTTTGTAAGCGCGAAAATAACGGGCTTGTGATGTCCGGTCTGATGGGATTCGGCTCCCTTGGGTTTTTTCTGGGGCCGATCTCTTCGGTGGGGTTGGATCGGATCTCTACTGTTTGGGCTCCTTTTTTAGGATCTTCTCTCACCGCATTTATATTCGGGTTCGCGCAGATTCTGATTGTTTTGACAAGTATTCCGTTTTACAAGATCCTCAATAAGAAAGAACTTTAG
- a CDS encoding heme oxygenase (biliverdin-producing), with amino-acid sequence MSLATILREGTSEEHKAAEGSAFIRCFMKGILEKGTYAKHLEAFYFVYESMEEELERHTGNAVLKSIHFPELYRKDSLLKDLQFFYGTWKPTDRQPSAAAQVYVKRIRDISETRPELLAAHSYVRYLGDLSGGQILKKVAARALNLPEGQGTSFYEFPAIQDINGFKQNYRAALDSLPVNDSEKQAILSESKQVFLLNQGIFSELEQDLISAIGKEVYDTVLGKG; translated from the coding sequence ATGAGTTTAGCAACCATCTTACGAGAAGGAACATCCGAAGAACACAAAGCTGCAGAAGGCTCCGCTTTCATTCGTTGTTTTATGAAAGGAATTTTAGAAAAAGGAACTTATGCAAAACATTTGGAAGCGTTTTACTTTGTTTACGAATCTATGGAAGAAGAATTGGAACGTCATACGGGAAATGCGGTACTAAAATCGATTCATTTTCCCGAGCTTTATCGAAAAGATTCGCTTTTAAAAGATCTTCAATTCTTTTATGGAACCTGGAAACCAACGGATCGTCAGCCTAGCGCGGCGGCTCAAGTTTATGTAAAAAGAATCCGGGACATTTCAGAAACTCGGCCGGAATTGTTGGCTGCACATTCCTATGTCCGTTATCTGGGAGATCTTTCCGGCGGGCAGATCTTGAAAAAAGTTGCGGCCAGAGCTTTGAATCTTCCGGAAGGACAAGGGACTTCTTTTTACGAATTTCCCGCCATTCAAGATATCAACGGATTCAAACAAAATTATCGGGCCGCATTGGATTCTCTGCCCGTAAACGATTCTGAAAAGCAAGCGATTCTATCCGAATCCAAACAGGTATTTCTTTTAAATCAGGGAATTTTTTCCGAACTGGAACAGGACTTGATTTCTGCAATCGGTAAGGAAGTTTACGATACCGTTCTGGGAAAAGGCTGA